The Salmo trutta unplaced genomic scaffold, fSalTru1.1, whole genome shotgun sequence genome has a segment encoding these proteins:
- the LOC115189941 gene encoding calcium-activated potassium channel subunit beta-4, with amino-acid sequence MAKMRVSYEYSEAEDKSIRLGLFLIVCGILSLFILGFCWLSPTLQSMQSKPANCTVVSVLRPEEMFECVFTCGSDCKGTSLYPCLQIFVNNSESNSVALLHFDEQQLVLNPKRHSLIITHKENLYCDEEEQR; translated from the exons ATGGCGAAAATGAGGGTGTCATACGAGTACTCGGAGGCGGAGGATAAGAGTATCCGACTAGGACTGTTCCTCATCGTCTGTGGCATCCTGTCCCTCTTTATCCTCGGGTTCTGCTGGCTCAGTCCAACTCTACAGAGCATGCAGAGCAAACCGGCCAACTGCACGGTGGTGTCCGTGCTCAGACCGGAGGAGATGTTCGAGTGCGTGTTCACGTGCGGGTCGGACTGCAAGGGGACCTCGCTGTATCCGTGTCTGCAGATATTCGTCAATAATTCCGAGTCGAACTCCGTGGCTCTGCTGCACTTTGATGAACAGCAGCTGGTGCTGAACCCAAAG AGACATAGCCTCATCATCACTCACAAAGAGAACCTCTACTGTGATGAAGAGGAACAGAGATGA